One Anaerolineales bacterium DNA window includes the following coding sequences:
- the nrdR gene encoding transcriptional regulator NrdR: MRCPYCSSQRTRVIDTTHDSRGGIRRRRVCQECGQRFSTYERAILASPLVRKQDGTREDFDREKLARGIRIACAKRPVSAADIDRLVGEIESTIQGMGKAEISSRVIGDLAIAGLKDLDQIAYVRYAIVYLRLDGLQAVRDEIDRLLLEA, encoded by the coding sequence ATGCGCTGCCCGTACTGCAGCAGCCAGAGGACACGAGTGATCGACACGACGCACGATTCTCGTGGGGGGATACGTAGACGCCGCGTTTGCCAGGAATGCGGCCAGCGCTTCAGCACGTACGAACGCGCCATTCTGGCCTCCCCCTTGGTCCGAAAACAAGACGGCACGCGAGAGGATTTCGATCGCGAGAAATTGGCCCGGGGGATTCGCATCGCTTGTGCCAAGCGGCCCGTGTCTGCAGCGGACATCGATCGTCTTGTGGGTGAGATCGAATCGACGATCCAGGGCATGGGCAAGGCGGAAATTTCGTCACGCGTGATTGGGGATTTGGCGATCGCAGGTTTGAAGGATCTGGACCAGATTGCATACGTGCGCTACGCCATCGTTTATTTAAGGTTGGACGGTTTACAGGCCGTACGAGACGAGATCGACCGGCTTCTCCTGGAAGCCTGA